Proteins encoded in a region of the Acetonema longum DSM 6540 genome:
- the ilvA gene encoding threonine ammonia-lyase, with product MESLTLRDIEQAKKRMQEVVHDTPLDRSRTFSDMTGCDLHLKLENLQKTGSFKIRGAYNKIQSLSQAEREKGVIAASAGNHAQGVAYAATLAGIKSTIVMPETAPLAKVIATRGYGAEVVLAGTVYDEAYQRSQELQAQTGQTYIHAFNDRDVIAGQGTIGLEIVDALEDVAAIVTPVGGGGLIAGIALAVKERAPHVKVYGVQAQGAPAMYMSKRAQSLKATVEASTIADGIAVKMPGDITWSLVEKYVDDIVVVDDEAIAGTILMLLERAKLMVEGAGAVSLAAMLHHKLPAKGKVACVISGGNIDVNFISRIIERGLVKAGRRVRISTLVLDRPGALQRLMTIIAKLQANVVHVYHDRVERNVPLGQAVVEVSMETQDAMHTETILTTLRQEGYTVRVI from the coding sequence GACATGACCGGCTGCGATCTGCATCTGAAGCTGGAGAATTTGCAAAAGACCGGCTCCTTTAAGATTCGCGGCGCCTATAATAAGATACAGTCTCTTTCCCAGGCTGAACGGGAAAAAGGGGTGATTGCCGCTTCAGCCGGCAATCATGCTCAGGGAGTCGCCTATGCCGCCACGCTGGCCGGCATTAAGTCCACTATTGTCATGCCAGAGACAGCGCCTTTGGCCAAGGTCATTGCCACTCGCGGCTATGGGGCGGAAGTGGTCCTGGCGGGAACCGTTTACGACGAAGCCTATCAGCGTTCTCAGGAGCTTCAGGCTCAGACCGGCCAAACCTATATTCATGCTTTTAATGACCGGGACGTCATTGCCGGCCAGGGTACTATCGGCTTGGAGATCGTGGACGCGCTGGAGGATGTTGCTGCAATTGTCACGCCGGTAGGCGGCGGCGGGCTGATTGCCGGTATTGCTCTGGCGGTGAAGGAGCGCGCCCCCCATGTGAAGGTCTACGGTGTGCAGGCCCAAGGTGCGCCGGCTATGTATATGTCAAAACGCGCCCAGTCTCTTAAGGCTACCGTTGAGGCTTCTACCATCGCCGACGGCATTGCGGTCAAGATGCCGGGCGATATAACCTGGTCCCTGGTGGAAAAATATGTGGATGATATCGTGGTAGTGGACGATGAGGCTATTGCCGGAACCATCCTTATGCTCCTGGAACGGGCCAAGCTGATGGTGGAAGGGGCCGGGGCGGTCAGCCTGGCCGCCATGCTGCATCATAAGCTGCCGGCCAAGGGCAAAGTAGCCTGCGTTATTTCCGGCGGCAATATAGACGTAAACTTTATTTCCCGGATTATTGAACGGGGCCTGGTGAAGGCCGGCCGCCGGGTCAGAATATCCACCTTGGTGCTGGACCGGCCTGGTGCTCTGCAGCGGCTCATGACCATTATCGCCAAGCTCCAGGCCAATGTGGTCCATGTATACCATGACCGGGTGGAACGGAACGTGCCCCTGGGGCAGGCCGTAGTGGAAGTCAGCATGGAGACCCAGGATGCCATGCATACCGAAACCATTTTGACGACACTGCGCCAGGAAGGGTATACGGTTCGGGTTATATAA